Proteins encoded in a region of the Candidatus Zixiibacteriota bacterium genome:
- a CDS encoding roadblock/LC7 domain-containing protein has protein sequence MEREDNFKEYRQFFILSAFLAVFPLLFFPKSLGFELKPLLLFPLELLWYILIYFLLFPFLSFPMVMLYSFFSFLLRVSIGIIFGVLISFMFSLNLLSSLKSGIATYLPSILFQLVLLPLLFKFSFGDKIIKHERDKKLERSKPIPEVRDEIVPLHPKAEPKEGTLENALSYLKEYSGVEGAFLVDSEGLILGQTCEEGLDGEKVAPLALSLEDINSNLLKKLGESKIERIQLFTPKRWINLNRVLDFTLVTIASRNTDELLNIRIMKSAEMLKKFLKEKYGKLLGSEEGRNVSDLRGA, from the coding sequence ATGGAAAGAGAAGACAATTTTAAAGAATACCGGCAGTTTTTTATACTTTCTGCCTTCCTGGCGGTTTTCCCGCTGCTCTTTTTTCCCAAGAGTCTCGGGTTCGAATTAAAACCTCTTTTGCTTTTTCCATTGGAACTGCTCTGGTATATCTTGATTTACTTTCTCCTTTTCCCTTTTCTCTCCTTTCCTATGGTCATGCTTTATTCTTTTTTTAGTTTTTTGCTCAGGGTTTCAATCGGCATAATCTTCGGAGTTCTCATTTCCTTTATGTTCTCTTTGAATCTGCTTTCATCCTTGAAATCGGGGATCGCAACCTATCTTCCGTCGATTCTGTTTCAGCTGGTACTGCTGCCCCTGCTTTTCAAGTTTTCTTTTGGAGACAAGATCATAAAACATGAGAGGGATAAAAAATTGGAGAGGTCCAAGCCTATCCCGGAGGTGAGGGATGAAATCGTTCCTCTCCACCCAAAGGCTGAACCAAAAGAAGGCACTCTGGAAAATGCTTTGAGCTACCTCAAGGAATATTCCGGGGTGGAGGGAGCTTTTTTAGTTGACTCCGAAGGGTTGATTCTGGGACAAACTTGCGAGGAAGGTTTGGACGGCGAGAAGGTTGCTCCTTTAGCCTTGAGCCTGGAGGATATAAATTCCAATCTGCTAAAAAAATTGGGAGAATCCAAGATAGAAAGAATTCAGCTGTTCACCCCCAAGAGATGGATAAATCTAAATAGGGTTTTAGATTTTACGCTGGTAACCATAGCCAGTCGTAATACGGATGAACTGCTGAACATTCGAATAATGAAATCAGCTGAAATGCTCAAAAAGTTCTTAAAAGAAAAATATGGAAAACTCCTGGGATCAGAGGAGGGAAGAAATGTATCAGATCTTAGAGGAGCTTAA
- a CDS encoding roadblock/LC7 domain-containing protein, translating into MYQILEELNKTTGITGSMLVGNDGIIIAADLDTRFQDETVGAMAASIISTVQKSLERLKSTHLKQVTIEAEQGKLFLTDVGFGILVVTTEPNVNIGLVRLEIKNTASKIKERNF; encoded by the coding sequence ATGTATCAGATCTTAGAGGAGCTTAACAAAACCACCGGTATCACCGGAAGCATGTTGGTGGGGAATGATGGTATTATCATCGCGGCGGATCTGGACACCAGATTTCAAGATGAGACCGTGGGCGCCATGGCAGCTTCGATCATCAGTACGGTTCAGAAATCTCTGGAGAGGCTGAAAAGTACTCATCTGAAGCAGGTAACCATCGAAGCCGAGCAGGGGAAGCTTTTCCTGACGGATGTGGGTTTTGGGATACTGGTGGTGACGACCGAGCCGAACGTGAACATCGGATTGGTTCGGTTGGAGATCAAGAACACTGCTTCTAAAATCAAAGAGCGGAATTTTTAA